In the Nitrospira sp. genome, one interval contains:
- a CDS encoding PhzF family phenazine biosynthesis protein, translating to MPGQRRLQFYQADVFTDEPFGGNPVAVFPDADGLTDEELQRIAREMNLSETVFVFPPTDPAAVVKMRIFTPTQEIPFAGHPVIGTFFVLGSLGRLTLREPVTRVLQECNLGLFPVDIHSHDGVIERVVMAQPSPEFLDVIDEPEALFAIARSLGITKSAITESRFPVQVVSTGLPVIIVPVRTLTAVRSIVPDVAAIAELSQQYGANGMMVFSTMTVEQSSSVHTRMFAPLIGIVEDPATGSASGALGAYLVQHGVVDIRPETEITAEQGYEIDRPSRILIQVNSDDDAIQGVMVGGESILVVEGTLSC from the coding sequence ATGCCCGGGCAGCGGCGCTTGCAATTCTACCAGGCCGACGTGTTTACCGATGAGCCGTTCGGCGGCAATCCGGTGGCGGTGTTCCCAGATGCCGACGGATTGACGGACGAGGAACTCCAGCGAATCGCCCGGGAGATGAACCTGTCTGAAACGGTTTTTGTCTTTCCGCCGACCGACCCGGCGGCGGTGGTCAAGATGCGCATCTTCACCCCGACGCAGGAAATTCCGTTCGCTGGTCACCCCGTCATCGGCACATTTTTCGTTCTCGGCAGCCTGGGCCGTCTTACGCTTCGCGAGCCGGTCACGCGGGTGTTGCAGGAATGTAATCTCGGCCTGTTTCCCGTCGATATCCATTCGCATGACGGGGTGATCGAACGCGTGGTCATGGCGCAACCGAGCCCGGAGTTTCTGGATGTGATCGATGAGCCGGAAGCGCTGTTTGCCATTGCCCGCTCTCTGGGCATCACCAAATCGGCGATTACCGAAAGCCGCTTTCCCGTCCAGGTGGTTTCGACGGGGCTTCCGGTCATTATCGTGCCGGTGCGGACTCTGACGGCTGTACGGTCGATCGTGCCCGATGTTGCAGCGATCGCCGAGTTGTCCCAACAGTATGGCGCCAACGGCATGATGGTGTTCAGCACGATGACGGTCGAGCAGTCCTCCAGCGTGCATACGCGCATGTTCGCGCCGTTGATCGGCATTGTGGAAGATCCGGCAACCGGGAGCGCGAGCGGCGCCTTGGGCGCCTATCTGGTGCAGCACGGAGTCGTGGATATCAGACCTGAGACCGAGATCACCGCCGAACAGGGATACGAGATTGATCGTCCGTCCCGCATTTTGATTCAGGTGAATTCCGACG